A region from the Triticum aestivum cultivar Chinese Spring chromosome 3D, IWGSC CS RefSeq v2.1, whole genome shotgun sequence genome encodes:
- the LOC123073602 gene encoding expansin-B7-like, with translation MAPSSVSVAAALLLCILVAHARGCCAKHQAPPHPPAVTPPSYGATPPAANSSWLAAKATWYGARHGAGPDDNGGACGFKNVNLPPFSAMTSCGNEPLFKDGKGCGSCYQIRCLRSNHPACSGVPETVIITDMNYYPVSPYHFDLSGTAFGAMAKDGRNDELRNAGIIDMQFRRVPCQYPGLAVMFHVEKGSNPFYMAILVEYENGDGDVKLLEIMESRPDAGNGGEMAPTGDWVPMKESWGSIWRMDARHRMQGSFSLRITNESGKMLVGDQVIPADWKPEKVYSSVIQFD, from the exons ATGGCACCCTCCTCCGTTTCCGTCGCGGCTGCTCTACTCCTCTGCATCCTCGTCGCCCATGCCCGTGGCTGCTGTGCCAAGCACCAGGCGCCTCCGCATCCCCCGGCCGTAACACCACCGTCCTACGGGGCCACTCCTCCTGCAGCCAATTCCAGCTGGCTCGCTGCCAAGGCGACATGGTACGGCGCGCGCCACGGCGCCGGGCCCGACGACAATGGTGGCGCTTGCGGGTTCAAGAACGTCAACTTGCCCCCCTTCTCCGCCATGACCTCCTGCGGTAACGAGCCGCTCTTCAAGGACGGCAAGGGCTGCGGCTCCTGCTACCAG ATAAGGTGCTTAAGGTCAAACCACCCTGCGTGCTCTGGTGTGCCGGAGACGGTGATCATCACGGACATGAACTACTATCCGGTCTCTCCCTACCACTTCGACCTCAGCGGCACTGCCTTTGGAGCCATGGCCAAGGACGGCCGCAACGACGAGCTTCGTAATGCGGGCATCATTGACATGCAGTTTCGGAG GGTGCCGTGCCAGTACCCGGGGCTGGCCGTGATGTTCCACGTGGAGAAGGGGTCGAACCCGTTCTACATGGCAATCCTGGTGGAATACGAGAACGGCGACGGCGATGTGAAACTGCTGGAAATCATGGAGTCACGTCCGGACGCTGGTAACGGCGGCGAGATGGCTCCAACGGGGGACTGGGTGCCCATGAAGGAGTCGTGGGGTTCCATCTGGAGGATGGATGCCCGACACCGCATGCAGGGGTCATTCTCGTTGCGCATCACTAACGAGTCTGGCAAGATGCTCGTCGGCGACCAGGTCATCCCCGCTGACTGGAAGCCAGAAAAAGTCTACAGCTCCGTCATCCAGTTTGATTAA